Proteins co-encoded in one Coregonus clupeaformis isolate EN_2021a chromosome 17, ASM2061545v1, whole genome shotgun sequence genomic window:
- the LOC121586538 gene encoding stathmin — MASSCGDIQVKEIDKRASGQAFEVILGAPGPDAKGEFPLSPPKKKDLSLEEIQRKLEAAEERRKSHEAEVLKHLAEKREHEKEVQRKAMEENNNFSKIAEEKLNQKMEANKENKEALQAAMSEKFKEKDKKLEEVRAKKETKEGGAETEN; from the exons ATGGCATCTTCCTGCGGAG ATATTCAGGTTAAGGAGATTGATAAACGTGCGTCTGGCCAGGCGTTCGAGGTGATCCTGGGAGCACCAGGTCCAGACGCCAAGGGAGAgttccccctttctccccccaaGAAGAAGGACCTGTCCCTGGAGGAGATCCAGAGGAAACTAGAGGCtgcagaggagagaaggaag TCCCATGAAGCGGAGGTTCTGAAGCACCTCGCTGAGAAGAGGGAGCACGAGAAGGAGGTGCAAAGGAAAGCCATGGAGGAGAACAACAACTTCAGCAAGATAGCCGAGGAGAAGCTTAACCAGAAGATGGAGGCCAACAAAGAGAACAAGGAGGCCCTTCAGGCAGCCATGAGTGAGAAGTTCAAGGAGAAG GACAAGAAACTGGAAGAGGTGCGGGCCAAGAAGGAAACCAAAGAGGGCGGTGCCGAGACAGAAAACTGA